Sequence from the Clostridium botulinum genome:
CTACTTTATCATCTAATAATCTCTTTCTGTATTTAGGTTCTCTTGATGTAGCAACACTAAATATTGTAGCAGGGATAACATCATATCCATGTATTCTAGCTATTTCTTCTGCTATATCTTCTTTAATAGCAATATCTATTCTAAATGTTGGAGCTGTTACATTTAAATTATCTCCATCAATTTCTGTAAATAAATCAACGCTATCTAAACATTTTTTCATTTCTTCTTTAGAAAGATTTGTTCCAAGGAATTTATTAACCCAATTAGAATCAACAATTACTTTTCCTTCTTCTTTCTTTTTATTATAAATATCTATTGTGCCTTCTATAACTTCACCAGCACCTAATTCACAAATCAAAGCACATGCTCTATCTATTGCAAGTTTAGCTAAATTAGGATCTATATCTTTTTCAAATCTTCCAGAAGCTTCACTTCTTAAGTTTAATTTTTTAGAATTAACTCTTATATTAGTACCATCAAAGTTCGCAGATTCAAAAATAACTTCAGTTGTATCTTCTTTTATTTCTGAGTTTAATCCACCCATTATTCCAGCTAATCCAACAATTTTATTGTCATCCTTTATGCAAAGCATAGAATCATCTAATTCTCTTTCAACTTCATCTAAAGTAGTGAATTTTTCACCATTTTTAGCTCTTTCAACAACTATCTTATTAGTAGATATTTCTCTAGCATCATAAGCATGCATTGGTTGACCTAATTCAAGCATTACAAAATTTGTAATATCAACTATATTGTCTATAGGTCTTATTCCTGCTTCAAGAAGTCTTTCTTGCATCCAACCTGGTGATGGTTTTACTTTTACATTTTTAACTTTTCTAGCCATATATCTTAAACATAAATCATCTTTAACTTCAACATTTAATTCTGATTCTACATTTCCATTTCCAGAAACTTTATATTCTAAATTAGGCATCTTATAAGTAGTTCTAAGTGCAGCTGCTGTTTCTCTAGCCATACCCACTATACTTAAACAATCAGGTCTATTAGAAGTTATTTCAAAATCTAAAATAGCCTTATTTAACTTTAATAATTCTTTAAGTTCAACACCTAATTTAGTATCAGTAGGTAATATCATTAATCCATGAACTGGCTCATCTCCTGCAATTCCAAGTTCTTCTTCAGAACAGAACATACCATTTGATGGTACCCCTCTAAGCTTACCTTTTTTAATCTTAGTTCCATCTGCTAATGTTGAACCATGTAAAGCTACAGGTACT
This genomic interval carries:
- the pheT gene encoding phenylalanine--tRNA ligase subunit beta, coding for MKVPFSWLQDYVDINVSPKELGDKLTLTGSQLEELIIQGDVIDKVVTGKITEIEKHPDADKLSICQVDIGTETIQIVTAATNMKEQDVVPVALHGSTLADGTKIKKGKLRGVPSNGMFCSEEELGIAGDEPVHGLMILPTDTKLGVELKELLKLNKAILDFEITSNRPDCLSIVGMARETAAALRTTYKMPNLEYKVSGNGNVESELNVEVKDDLCLRYMARKVKNVKVKPSPGWMQERLLEAGIRPIDNIVDITNFVMLELGQPMHAYDAREISTNKIVVERAKNGEKFTTLDEVERELDDSMLCIKDDNKIVGLAGIMGGLNSEIKEDTTEVIFESANFDGTNIRVNSKKLNLRSEASGRFEKDIDPNLAKLAIDRACALICELGAGEVIEGTIDIYNKKKEEGKVIVDSNWVNKFLGTNLSKEEMKKCLDSVDLFTEIDGDNLNVTAPTFRIDIAIKEDIAEEIARIHGYDVIPATIFSVATSREPKYRKRLLDDKVVMLATGSGLNQSISYSFVSPKVFDKINVPEDSELRNVVKIKNPLGEDYSVMRTTTIPSMMECLGRNYSRNNDYVRLFEMAKIYIKNEDETKIPTERNILTIGMYGDCDYLDLKGAVENIVEGLGIKNSKYERESENVSYHPGKTAKLVIGKNVVGTLGEVHLDVTENYGIDVPCFIAELNLDALYESADMDRKYKALPKFPAVTRDIALLVEDSILVQEIEECIRKAGGNLVEKVQLFDIYKGKQIPDGKKSIAYAIAYRADKTLTDKEVNKVHDKILRSLEYKLGATLRD